In a single window of the Pseudoxanthomonas sp. F37 genome:
- the phaR gene encoding polyhydroxyalkanoate synthesis repressor PhaR — MAAIRIIKKYPNRRLYDTEISSYITIEDVRQLIVDGEDFEVRDAKTGDDLTRTVLLQIISEQEQDGEPVLSTQLLSQIIRFYGDSLQGFMGNYLERSMQLFMEQQQQFRSQMGNLLGQTPWTMMNQLTERNMELWQEFQRNLTGGMGRPTTVKPKDAPRETPKTRAR, encoded by the coding sequence ATGGCTGCGATCCGCATCATCAAGAAGTATCCCAACCGTCGTCTGTACGACACGGAGATCTCCAGCTACATCACCATCGAGGATGTGCGCCAGCTGATCGTGGACGGCGAGGATTTCGAGGTCCGCGACGCCAAGACCGGCGACGACCTGACCCGCACCGTGCTGTTGCAGATCATCAGCGAGCAGGAACAGGACGGCGAGCCGGTCCTGTCCACGCAGTTGCTCAGCCAGATCATCCGCTTCTATGGCGACTCGCTGCAGGGCTTCATGGGCAACTACCTGGAGCGCAGCATGCAGTTGTTCATGGAGCAGCAGCAGCAGTTCCGCAGCCAGATGGGCAATCTGCTGGGCCAGACGCCCTGGACCATGATGAACCAGCTGACCGAGCGCAACATGGAGCTGTGGCAGGAATTCCAGCGCAACCTGACCGGTGGCATGGGCCGCCCCACCACGGTCAAGCCGAAGGACGCCCCGCGCGAGACGCCCAAGACGCGCGCCCGCTGA
- the efp gene encoding elongation factor P, which translates to MASYGMNDVKNGMKILVNNEPSVITDTEYVKPGKGQAFTRVKYRQIRTGRVQEITMKSTDSVEAADVVDTDMQYLYSDGEYWHFMQPETFEQVQADKTGMAGAEKWLKGEEQCVVTLYNGTPIQVTPPNFVELKIVETDPGVKGDTAGTGGKPATLETGAVVRVPLFVGQDEIIKVDTRSGDYVSRVK; encoded by the coding sequence ATGGCCAGTTACGGCATGAACGATGTCAAGAACGGGATGAAGATCCTCGTCAACAACGAGCCTTCCGTCATCACCGACACCGAGTACGTGAAGCCGGGCAAGGGCCAGGCGTTCACGCGCGTGAAGTACCGCCAGATCCGCACCGGCCGCGTGCAGGAAATCACCATGAAGAGCACCGACTCGGTCGAGGCGGCGGACGTGGTGGACACCGACATGCAGTACCTGTACTCCGACGGCGAGTACTGGCACTTCATGCAGCCGGAAACCTTCGAGCAGGTGCAGGCCGACAAGACCGGCATGGCCGGTGCCGAGAAGTGGCTCAAGGGCGAGGAGCAGTGCGTGGTCACGCTGTACAACGGCACCCCCATCCAGGTGACCCCGCCGAACTTCGTCGAACTGAAGATCGTCGAGACCGATCCGGGCGTGAAGGGCGACACCGCCGGTACCGGCGGCAAGCCGGCCACGCTGGAAACCGGCGCGGTCGTGCGCGTGCCGCTGTTCGTCGGCCAGGACGAAATCATCAAGGTCGATACGCGCTCGGGCGACTACGTCAGCCGCGTGAAGTGA
- a CDS encoding bifunctional diguanylate cyclase/phosphodiesterase — MQIGKDTTLRLTLVDDSAEDAEAIVSTLRNGGIAVRPLRPLDAGELGQMVASQPMDLLLASRTAKGIPLATVLAQVDASGKDIPVIVLADAITEADLLADQAAGARAVALRGRPDHVLTVLRREWADLDARRSQRRLEGQMRETERRCDALISSSRDPIAYIHEGMHIRANDAYLEMFGFESFEDVEGLSLLDLVGPQYVGDFKALLKKLSKGEPPPPRFELEARSLDGDSFPATLEFATATYEGEPCVQVVFRRREEFDPELAREVEDLRQRDMVTGLLNRPTFLRELETAVAAVARGEDQYGLLLVEPDHYQRLLADIGIDSADDLAAALAARLSEKLDDSCIAARFGERTFAVLLRGNHAHTAALAEKLRAAYASHVFNVGERSASVTASLGGVQIGEKIASVGPVLTRATDCLQAATNLGGNRFEIFDPGAVDRAEEERVQNWIQRLREALQDDSFRLHYQPVVSLQAEPGEVYEALLRLESNGEIVQPQSFIGIAEDNGLLDAIDRWVVNRAIEVLAERKRNGHDTRMVVKVSPASFADNRLLDLIARQLAAHDVPGDRLWLQTPESKVFTHLRQAQAFQTAAAKLGCHVGLEHFGAGLDSFQLLSHFQPTFLKIDRVFSEDLGRNAEHQQKIREIAERAQALGILTVAEHVQDAATMAFLFTASVDYVEGNFLAAPGPLMNYDFS, encoded by the coding sequence ATGCAGATCGGCAAAGACACCACCCTTCGATTGACCCTCGTGGACGACAGCGCCGAAGACGCCGAGGCCATCGTGTCCACCCTGCGCAACGGCGGCATTGCCGTTCGCCCCCTGCGGCCACTCGACGCCGGCGAACTGGGACAGATGGTGGCGTCCCAGCCCATGGACCTGCTGCTGGCCTCCCGCACCGCCAAGGGCATTCCCCTGGCCACGGTGCTGGCCCAGGTGGACGCCAGCGGCAAGGACATTCCCGTCATCGTGCTGGCCGATGCCATCACCGAGGCCGACCTGCTGGCCGACCAGGCCGCCGGTGCGCGCGCGGTCGCCCTGCGCGGGCGGCCGGACCACGTGCTGACCGTGCTGCGGCGGGAGTGGGCGGATCTGGACGCACGCCGTTCGCAGCGCCGCCTGGAAGGCCAGATGCGCGAGACCGAGCGCCGCTGCGACGCCCTGATCTCGTCCTCGCGCGATCCCATCGCCTACATCCACGAAGGCATGCACATCCGGGCCAACGACGCCTACCTGGAGATGTTCGGCTTCGAGTCGTTCGAGGATGTGGAAGGCCTGTCGCTGCTGGACCTGGTGGGTCCGCAGTACGTCGGCGACTTCAAGGCCCTGCTGAAGAAGCTCAGCAAGGGCGAACCGCCGCCGCCGCGCTTCGAACTTGAAGCGCGCAGCCTGGATGGCGACAGTTTCCCGGCCACGCTGGAATTCGCCACCGCCACTTACGAGGGCGAACCCTGCGTGCAGGTGGTGTTCCGCCGCCGCGAGGAATTCGATCCCGAACTGGCCCGCGAAGTGGAGGACCTGCGCCAGCGCGACATGGTCACCGGCCTGCTCAACCGCCCCACCTTCCTGCGCGAGCTGGAGACGGCGGTGGCCGCGGTGGCGCGCGGCGAAGACCAGTACGGCCTGCTGCTGGTCGAACCCGACCACTACCAGCGGCTGCTGGCCGACATCGGCATCGATTCGGCCGACGACCTGGCCGCCGCGCTGGCGGCGCGCCTGTCCGAGAAGCTGGACGACAGCTGCATCGCGGCCCGCTTCGGCGAGCGCACCTTCGCCGTCCTGCTGCGCGGCAACCATGCGCACACGGCGGCCCTGGCCGAGAAGCTGCGCGCGGCCTACGCCTCGCACGTGTTCAATGTCGGCGAACGCTCGGCCTCGGTGACCGCCAGCCTGGGCGGCGTGCAGATCGGCGAGAAGATCGCCAGCGTCGGCCCCGTGCTGACGCGCGCGACCGACTGCCTGCAGGCCGCCACCAACCTGGGCGGCAACCGCTTCGAGATCTTCGACCCGGGCGCGGTGGACCGCGCCGAAGAAGAGCGCGTGCAGAACTGGATCCAGCGCCTGCGCGAAGCGCTGCAGGACGACAGCTTCCGCCTGCACTACCAGCCCGTGGTCAGCCTGCAGGCCGAGCCCGGCGAAGTCTACGAGGCGCTGCTGCGGCTGGAGTCCAACGGCGAGATCGTGCAGCCGCAGTCCTTCATCGGCATCGCCGAGGACAACGGCCTGCTGGACGCCATCGACCGCTGGGTGGTGAACCGCGCCATCGAGGTGCTGGCCGAACGCAAGCGCAACGGCCACGACACGCGCATGGTGGTCAAGGTCAGCCCGGCGTCCTTCGCCGACAACCGCCTGCTCGACCTCATCGCCCGGCAACTGGCCGCGCACGACGTGCCCGGCGACCGCCTGTGGCTGCAGACGCCGGAGTCCAAGGTGTTCACCCACCTGCGCCAGGCGCAGGCCTTCCAGACCGCCGCGGCCAAGCTGGGCTGTCACGTGGGCCTGGAGCATTTCGGCGCGGGCCTGGATTCGTTCCAGCTGCTCTCGCACTTCCAGCCCACCTTCCTCAAGATCGACCGCGTCTTCAGCGAGGACCTGGGCCGCAATGCCGAACACCAGCAGAAGATCCGCGAGATCGCAGAGCGCGCGCAGGCCCTGGGCATCCTGACCGTGGCCGAGCATGTGCAGGATGCGGCAACGATGGCCTTCCTGTTCACCGCCAGCGTGGATTACGTGGAAGGCAACTTCCTGGCAGCGCCGGGACCGCTGATGAACTACGACTTCAGCTGA
- the htpX gene encoding protease HtpX: protein MFTRVALFLATNLAVLVLAGIVMSLLGVNPNQMGGLLVFAAIFGFGGSLISLLTSKWMAKRATGAQVIEQPRNDAERWLVATVQRQAQAAGIGMPEVAVYDAPEINAFATGANRNNALVAVSTGLLRSMNQDEAEAVLGHEVAHVANGDMVTMALLQGVLNTFVIVLARVVGGVVDSFLSGNREGEGRGFGYYIIVMVLEVVFGLFATMIAMWFSRRREFRADHGGASLAGRQKMIAALERLKQQQRPSTLPAQVEAFGIAGGIGQGMKKLFLSHPPLEDRIAALRAQQATVA, encoded by the coding sequence GTGTTCACGCGTGTCGCCCTGTTCCTCGCCACCAACCTGGCCGTGCTGGTCCTGGCCGGTATCGTCATGTCGCTGCTGGGGGTCAACCCCAACCAGATGGGAGGGCTGCTGGTGTTCGCCGCCATCTTCGGCTTCGGCGGGTCGCTGATCTCGCTGTTGACCTCCAAGTGGATGGCCAAGCGTGCCACCGGCGCGCAGGTGATCGAGCAGCCGCGCAACGATGCCGAGCGCTGGCTGGTGGCTACCGTGCAGCGCCAGGCGCAGGCCGCCGGGATAGGCATGCCGGAAGTCGCCGTCTACGATGCGCCGGAGATCAATGCCTTCGCCACCGGCGCCAACCGCAACAACGCCCTGGTGGCGGTGTCGACCGGCCTGCTGCGTTCGATGAACCAGGACGAGGCCGAAGCCGTGCTCGGCCACGAGGTGGCGCACGTCGCCAATGGCGACATGGTGACCATGGCCCTGCTGCAGGGCGTGCTGAACACCTTCGTCATCGTGCTGGCCCGCGTGGTGGGCGGGGTGGTGGACAGCTTCCTGTCCGGTAACCGTGAGGGCGAGGGCCGCGGTTTCGGCTACTACATCATCGTCATGGTGCTGGAGGTGGTGTTCGGCCTGTTCGCCACGATGATCGCCATGTGGTTCTCGCGCCGCCGCGAATTCCGCGCCGACCATGGCGGCGCCTCGCTGGCGGGCCGGCAGAAGATGATCGCCGCGCTGGAGCGCCTGAAGCAGCAGCAGCGTCCCAGCACGCTGCCGGCCCAGGTGGAAGCGTTCGGCATCGCCGGCGGCATCGGCCAGGGCATGAAGAAGCTCTTCCTCAGCCACCCGCCGCTGGAGGACCGCATCGCTGCGCTGCGCGCGCAGCAGGCCACGGTCGCCTGA
- the epmB gene encoding EF-P beta-lysylation protein EpmB, which yields MITAAPQPRQPAALVPVRWQQALREAVRDPRELLDLLGLGGLAPRLSDEAAAQFPLRVPRGFVSRMRHGDPGDPLLRQVLPLDEEMRPMPGFGLDAVGDGAAKTAPGVIQKYRGRALLVATGSCAIHCRYCFRRHFPYAEETAARDGWREAVELIRQDGSIEEVLLSGGDPLSLSNGKLAELTAALADVPHLRRLRIHSRLPIVLPERVDDGLLGWLSALPWPVTLVVHANHANEFDGTVDAALGRLRAAGAQLLNQAVLLKGVNDSVEALAALSERGFAAGVLPYYLHQLDRVAGVAHFEVDDARARALHAGLAARLSGYLVPRLVREFPGDTGKRPL from the coding sequence ATGATAACCGCAGCCCCCCAACCCCGACAGCCTGCCGCGCTCGTGCCCGTCCGCTGGCAGCAGGCCCTGCGGGAGGCCGTGCGCGATCCGCGCGAGCTGCTGGACCTGCTGGGGCTGGGCGGCCTGGCCCCGCGCCTGTCGGACGAAGCGGCGGCCCAGTTCCCGCTGCGGGTACCGCGCGGCTTCGTGAGCCGCATGCGCCACGGCGACCCGGGCGACCCCTTGCTGCGCCAAGTCCTGCCCCTGGACGAGGAGATGCGCCCCATGCCGGGCTTCGGCCTGGATGCGGTGGGCGACGGCGCGGCGAAAACCGCGCCCGGCGTCATCCAGAAGTATCGTGGCCGCGCCCTGCTGGTGGCCACCGGCAGCTGTGCGATCCACTGCCGGTACTGCTTCCGTCGCCACTTTCCCTATGCGGAGGAAACCGCCGCCCGCGACGGCTGGCGCGAGGCGGTCGAGCTCATCCGCCAGGATGGCTCGATCGAGGAAGTGCTGCTTTCCGGTGGCGATCCGCTGTCGCTGTCCAATGGCAAGCTGGCCGAACTGACCGCCGCGCTGGCGGACGTTCCCCACCTGCGTCGCCTGCGCATCCACAGCCGCCTGCCCATCGTGTTGCCCGAGCGTGTCGATGATGGCCTGCTGGGCTGGCTTTCGGCCCTGCCCTGGCCGGTGACCCTGGTGGTCCATGCCAACCACGCCAACGAGTTCGACGGCACCGTCGACGCGGCGCTCGGGCGCCTGCGCGCGGCCGGCGCGCAGCTGCTCAACCAGGCCGTCCTGCTGAAGGGCGTGAACGACAGCGTGGAGGCCCTGGCCGCACTGAGCGAACGCGGCTTCGCGGCCGGCGTGCTGCCGTACTACCTGCACCAGCTCGACCGCGTCGCCGGCGTGGCCCACTTCGAAGTGGACGACGCGCGCGCGCGCGCGCTCCACGCCGGCCTGGCCGCCCGGCTGTCCGGCTACCTCGTGCCCCGACTGGTGCGCGAGTTCCCCGGCGACACCGGCAAGCGTCCGCTCTAG
- the ubiG gene encoding bifunctional 2-polyprenyl-6-hydroxyphenol methylase/3-demethylubiquinol 3-O-methyltransferase UbiG, which produces MTTTTSPIDDNFSQAELDKFGALANRWWDPDGPQKALHALNPVRLGYVRDRVRLAGAAALDVGCGGGLLSEALAREGAQVTAIDLAPELVKVARLHRLESGVQVDYQLRSVESLAEERPGSFDVVTCMEMLEHVPDPGSIIRACHALLKPGGQLFLSTLNRTPAAFALAIVGAEYIARLLPKGTHHYKEFIRPSELAAWLRDAGLQLQDVSGLAYEPWRQRARLSARTDVNYLACAVKP; this is translated from the coding sequence ATGACGACCACGACTTCGCCCATCGACGACAACTTCAGCCAGGCCGAACTGGACAAGTTCGGTGCCTTGGCCAACCGCTGGTGGGACCCTGATGGCCCGCAGAAGGCCCTGCATGCGCTGAACCCGGTGCGCCTGGGCTACGTGCGCGACCGGGTGCGCCTTGCTGGCGCCGCGGCGCTGGATGTCGGTTGCGGCGGCGGACTGCTGAGCGAGGCGCTGGCGCGCGAGGGCGCGCAGGTGACGGCGATCGACCTGGCGCCGGAACTGGTGAAGGTGGCGCGCCTGCACCGGCTGGAATCCGGCGTGCAGGTGGACTACCAGCTGCGTTCGGTGGAATCGCTGGCCGAGGAGCGGCCCGGCAGCTTCGACGTGGTCACCTGCATGGAAATGCTGGAGCACGTGCCCGATCCGGGCTCGATCATCCGTGCCTGCCATGCGCTGCTGAAGCCGGGCGGGCAGCTGTTCCTTTCCACGCTCAACCGTACGCCGGCCGCGTTCGCGCTGGCGATCGTCGGTGCGGAGTACATCGCCCGCCTGCTGCCGAAGGGCACGCATCACTACAAGGAATTCATCCGTCCGTCGGAGCTGGCCGCGTGGTTGCGCGATGCGGGCTTGCAGCTGCAGGACGTGTCCGGCCTGGCCTATGAGCCGTGGCGGCAGCGCGCACGGCTGAGTGCTCGCACCGACGTGAACTACCTGGCCTGCGCGGTGAAGCCGTGA
- a CDS encoding beta-ketoacyl-ACP reductase has product MTSRVALVTGGTGGIGTAICKKLADMGHKVATNYRNEEKARAWQAQMKAEGYDIALVKGDVTSPDEAQAMVKEVEQTLGPVEILINNAGITRDGTFHKMTATQWGDVINTNLNSVFNVTRPVIEGMRDRKWGRIIQISSINGLKGQYGQANYAAAKAGMHGFTISLARENAKLGITVNTVSPGYVATDMVMAVPEEVRAKIAADIPTGRLGRPEEIAYAVAFLVDEQASWITGSNLDINGGHHMGW; this is encoded by the coding sequence ATGACATCGCGCGTCGCCCTGGTCACCGGCGGCACCGGAGGTATCGGTACCGCCATCTGCAAGAAGCTGGCCGACATGGGCCACAAGGTCGCCACCAATTACCGCAACGAGGAAAAGGCGCGCGCGTGGCAGGCGCAGATGAAGGCCGAGGGCTACGACATCGCGCTGGTGAAGGGCGATGTGACCTCGCCCGACGAGGCGCAGGCAATGGTGAAGGAGGTGGAACAGACGCTGGGCCCGGTCGAGATCCTCATCAACAATGCCGGCATCACCCGCGACGGCACCTTCCACAAGATGACCGCCACCCAGTGGGGCGATGTCATCAACACCAACCTCAACTCGGTGTTCAACGTCACCCGGCCGGTGATCGAAGGGATGCGCGACCGCAAATGGGGCCGCATCATCCAGATCAGTTCGATCAACGGCCTGAAGGGCCAGTACGGCCAGGCCAACTACGCCGCGGCCAAGGCCGGCATGCACGGCTTCACCATTTCGCTCGCGCGCGAGAACGCCAAGCTCGGCATCACCGTCAACACGGTCTCGCCCGGCTACGTGGCCACCGACATGGTGATGGCGGTACCGGAGGAAGTCCGCGCCAAGATCGCCGCCGACATTCCCACCGGCCGCCTGGGCAGGCCCGAAGAGATCGCCTACGCGGTCGCCTTCCTGGTGGACGAACAAGCCAGCTGGATCACCGGCTCCAACCTGGACATCAACGGCGGCCACCATATGGGGTGGTGA
- a CDS encoding TRZ/ATZ family hydrolase encodes MSDRIPEACDLLIEAGFVVPVVPHGVVLEHHAVAVTGGRIVAVLPVPEARSRFAPRETVSRPDAALIPGLVNAHTHNPMTLLRGVADDLPLKVWLQQHIWPIEAAVIGPDFVADGITLAIAEMLRGGTTCVNENYFFPDVQAATYKRHGFRARVGLPVIDFPTAWAASDDEYFDKADEVHDQWRDDALIATAFAPHAPYTVNDANFERVRMLADQLDIPVHLHLHETAQEVEQSLEKHGQRPIARLDRLGLVNERLIAIHMTQLTEAEIHLCAERGVSVVHCPESNLKLASGFCPACALERAGVNLAVGTDGCASNNDLDMFSETRTAALLAKAVARDAAALDAFSALRAATLGGAKAIGFDDRVGSIEPGKEADLVCVDLSALETQPLHHVVSQLIYATGRQQVSDVWIAGRARLRQRVLVDIDIDGVLSNARQWRERIAGIRLS; translated from the coding sequence ATGAGCGACCGCATCCCCGAAGCCTGCGATTTGTTGATCGAAGCCGGTTTCGTGGTACCGGTCGTGCCGCACGGGGTGGTGCTGGAACACCATGCGGTCGCCGTGACCGGCGGCCGCATCGTGGCGGTCCTGCCGGTGCCGGAGGCGCGTTCGCGCTTCGCGCCGCGCGAGACGGTGTCGCGCCCGGACGCGGCGCTCATCCCGGGCCTGGTGAACGCGCATACGCACAATCCGATGACGCTGCTGCGCGGCGTCGCCGACGACCTGCCGCTGAAGGTCTGGCTGCAGCAGCACATCTGGCCGATCGAGGCGGCCGTCATCGGCCCGGACTTCGTCGCCGACGGCATCACCTTGGCCATCGCCGAAATGCTCCGTGGCGGCACCACCTGCGTCAACGAGAACTACTTCTTCCCCGACGTGCAGGCGGCCACCTACAAGCGCCATGGCTTCCGCGCGCGCGTGGGCCTGCCGGTGATCGACTTCCCCACCGCGTGGGCGGCCTCGGACGACGAGTACTTCGACAAGGCCGACGAGGTCCACGACCAGTGGCGCGACGATGCGCTGATCGCGACCGCGTTCGCCCCGCATGCGCCGTATACCGTCAACGATGCCAACTTCGAACGCGTGCGCATGCTGGCCGACCAGCTGGACATCCCCGTGCACCTGCACCTGCACGAGACCGCGCAGGAAGTCGAACAGTCGCTGGAAAAACATGGCCAGCGCCCGATCGCCAGGCTGGACCGGCTGGGGCTGGTCAACGAACGGCTGATCGCCATCCACATGACCCAGCTGACCGAGGCCGAGATCCATCTTTGCGCCGAGCGTGGCGTCAGCGTGGTGCACTGCCCGGAGTCCAACCTCAAGCTCGCCTCCGGCTTCTGCCCGGCCTGCGCGCTGGAGCGGGCGGGCGTGAACCTGGCCGTCGGTACCGACGGCTGCGCCAGCAACAACGATCTGGACATGTTCAGCGAAACGCGCACCGCGGCCCTGCTGGCCAAGGCGGTGGCCCGGGATGCCGCGGCGCTGGACGCGTTCAGCGCCCTGCGTGCGGCCACCCTGGGCGGCGCGAAGGCGATCGGCTTCGACGACCGCGTGGGCTCCATCGAGCCGGGCAAGGAAGCCGACCTGGTGTGCGTGGACCTGTCCGCGCTGGAAACCCAGCCGCTGCATCACGTGGTGTCCCAGCTCATCTACGCCACCGGCCGGCAGCAGGTCAGCGATGTCTGGATCGCAGGCCGGGCCCGGCTGCGGCAGCGCGTGTTGGTGGATATCGACATCGACGGCGTGCTGTCGAACGCGCGCCAGTGGCGCGAGCGGATCGCCGGCATCCGGCTGTCCTGA
- the phbB gene encoding acetoacetyl-CoA reductase → MTRRIAVVTGGLGGLGLAICQALADAGRKVIAADLPASAERLDQFRARTASLDIQTAAVDVADFDACAAFVQDIQHRHGALDILVNNAGITRDATLRKMDKAQWDAVIGVNLDSVFNLCRHAVDGMQARGFGRIVNISSVSGQTGNFGQANYAAAKAGLHGFSMSLAREVARKGVTVNSVSPGYVETPMTRAMPAEVRERTVASVPVGRIGQPDDIARAVAFLTADDAGYITGANLPVNGGLFMSF, encoded by the coding sequence ATGACACGACGCATCGCCGTGGTGACCGGAGGACTGGGCGGCCTGGGGCTGGCCATCTGCCAGGCATTGGCCGACGCAGGCCGCAAGGTGATCGCCGCCGACCTGCCCGCCTCTGCCGAGCGCCTGGACCAGTTCCGGGCCCGCACCGCGTCGCTGGACATCCAGACCGCCGCCGTCGACGTGGCCGACTTCGACGCCTGCGCCGCGTTCGTGCAGGACATCCAGCACCGCCACGGCGCACTCGACATCCTGGTCAACAACGCCGGCATCACCCGCGACGCCACCCTGCGCAAGATGGACAAGGCGCAGTGGGATGCGGTGATCGGCGTGAACCTGGACAGCGTGTTCAACCTGTGCCGGCACGCCGTGGACGGCATGCAGGCGCGCGGGTTCGGCCGCATCGTCAACATCAGTTCGGTGAGCGGCCAGACCGGCAACTTCGGCCAGGCGAACTACGCTGCGGCCAAGGCCGGCCTGCATGGCTTCTCGATGTCGCTGGCCCGCGAGGTGGCACGCAAGGGCGTAACCGTGAACAGCGTGTCACCCGGTTACGTCGAGACCCCGATGACCCGGGCCATGCCGGCCGAAGTGCGCGAACGGACCGTCGCCTCGGTCCCGGTCGGCCGCATCGGCCAACCGGACGACATCGCGCGCGCGGTCGCCTTTCTCACCGCAGACGATGCCGGCTACATCACCGGCGCCAACCTGCCGGTGAACGGTGGCCTGTTCATGAGCTTCTGA
- the gluQRS gene encoding tRNA glutamyl-Q(34) synthetase GluQRS: MTETLPHPRYRGRFAPSPTGRLHFGSLVAALGSWLLARHHDGQWLVRVEDLDPPREVAGAAQAQLATLAAFGMESDLPVVWQSRRHDRYARALERLLAAGAAFECRCSRSELAAVGGIHRRCVARDPTRLPAIRLRVAEGSTVDFIDGLQGRIAQAVDRDVGDVVLRRADGFWAYQLAVVVDDAEQGITDVVRGADLLDSTPRQILLQRALGLPTPRYLHLPLIVDAHGDKLSKSMAALPLDDAAPLPALRAAWQVLGQAPAVLAGLPTVALAMQAAARGFRPEQLPKAAHITFAAAHNNPVAGAV; the protein is encoded by the coding sequence ATGACCGAGACGCTTCCCCACCCCCGCTACCGGGGACGCTTCGCGCCCTCGCCCACCGGCCGCCTGCATTTCGGCTCGCTGGTGGCCGCCCTGGGCAGCTGGCTGCTTGCGCGTCACCACGATGGCCAATGGCTGGTGCGCGTGGAGGACCTGGACCCGCCCCGCGAGGTTGCGGGCGCCGCCCAGGCCCAATTGGCCACCCTGGCCGCATTCGGCATGGAATCCGATCTGCCCGTCGTCTGGCAGAGCCGGCGCCATGACCGGTATGCACGCGCGCTGGAGCGGCTGCTGGCTGCGGGCGCTGCGTTCGAGTGCCGTTGCAGCCGCAGCGAACTGGCGGCCGTCGGCGGCATCCATCGCCGCTGCGTCGCACGCGACCCCACCCGCTTGCCCGCCATCCGGCTGCGCGTGGCGGAAGGCAGCACCGTGGACTTCATCGATGGCCTGCAGGGGCGCATCGCCCAGGCCGTCGACCGCGACGTCGGCGATGTGGTCCTGCGCCGTGCGGATGGTTTCTGGGCCTACCAGTTGGCGGTGGTCGTGGACGACGCGGAACAGGGCATCACCGATGTGGTGCGCGGGGCCGACCTGCTGGACTCCACCCCCCGCCAGATCCTGCTGCAGCGCGCACTGGGCCTGCCCACGCCGCGCTACCTGCATCTGCCGCTGATCGTCGACGCCCACGGCGACAAGCTGTCCAAGTCGATGGCCGCCTTGCCACTGGACGATGCCGCCCCCCTGCCCGCCCTGCGCGCCGCCTGGCAGGTGCTGGGACAGGCGCCGGCCGTGCTCGCCGGCCTGCCGACGGTGGCCCTGGCGATGCAGGCCGCGGCCCGGGGCTTCCGGCCCGAGCAGCTGCCCAAAGCGGCGCACATAACGTTCGCTGCGGCGCACAACAATCCTGTTGCGGGCGCTGTCTAG
- a CDS encoding phosphoglycolate phosphatase, translated as MTLAGFPRAALFDLDGTLLDSAPDMLATANRMRASRGVAPMTLELLRPHVSKGARAMLAAAFPQMEQAPREALVPEFLAIYQEELGRHSVLFDGVTAMLAALEAAGSTWGIVTNKPEYLARDILPQFGWDTRCAVLIGGDTLAEKKPHPLPLQIAAERIGLAIADCVYVGDDERDIVAARAAGMASIAALWGYRQAHEDPALWLADIMVERPMALAEPKAWPAVHPMVGAT; from the coding sequence GTGACGCTGGCCGGATTTCCGCGTGCCGCGCTGTTCGACCTGGACGGCACGCTGCTGGACAGTGCGCCGGACATGCTGGCCACCGCCAACCGGATGCGGGCCTCGCGCGGCGTCGCGCCGATGACGCTGGAGCTGTTGCGGCCGCACGTCTCCAAGGGGGCCCGCGCCATGCTGGCCGCGGCATTTCCGCAGATGGAGCAGGCGCCCCGCGAAGCGCTGGTGCCGGAGTTCCTGGCGATCTACCAGGAAGAACTGGGCCGGCACAGCGTGCTGTTCGACGGTGTGACCGCGATGCTGGCCGCGCTCGAAGCGGCGGGCAGCACCTGGGGCATCGTGACCAACAAGCCCGAGTACCTGGCGCGCGACATCCTGCCCCAGTTCGGCTGGGATACCCGCTGCGCGGTGCTGATCGGCGGCGACACGCTGGCCGAGAAGAAGCCGCATCCGTTGCCGCTGCAGATCGCCGCCGAACGCATCGGCCTGGCCATCGCCGACTGCGTCTACGTGGGCGACGACGAGCGCGACATCGTGGCCGCGCGCGCGGCCGGCATGGCCTCGATCGCCGCCCTGTGGGGATACCGGCAGGCCCACGAAGACCCCGCGCTGTGGCTGGCGGACATCATGGTGGAACGGCCCATGGCGCTGGCCGAGCCGAAAGCGTGGCCTGCCGTCCATCCGATGGTGGGGGCGACGTAA